The following DNA comes from Acidobacteriota bacterium.
GAGTCGACGACGACGTCGGCGTCGGCGGGGGCGCCGAAGAGGTTGTGGAGATCGCCCATGACGTCCTGATAGGCCCCCAGCAGCAGGATGGCGAGATCGTACGGTTCGCCCGGCCGGTCGGCGGGATCGTGCAGCTCGAGGACCTCCTTCACGTCCTTGACGTCGACGAAGTGGTCGATCTCGCCGTCGGAGTCGCAGGTGATGTCGACGACGGTGGCCCGGAGGGTCGGCTCCTCCGTCAGCCGCGTCAGGGGAACCACCGGGAAGAGCTGTTCGAGAGCCCAGTGGTCGGGGGCGCTCTGGAAAACCGAGAAGTTGGCGATGAACTTGTCGTGCAGGGCCCTTTCGAGCTGCTCGAACTCCTCGGCGAAAACGCGTTCCCGGCGCGCGTACCGCAACGCTTCGCGCGCCACCTGCCAGAAGAGCTGCTCCGCGAGCGCCCGCTCCTCCAGCGAGAGCATGCCGACGTTGAACATCGTGATCATCTCGTCGCGCAGCTCGACGGCGTCGTGGAAGAACTCCCGGTAGGTCTTGGCCCCCATGTCGCGGCACAGCTCGAAGAGCTCGCGCACGACCCGCGGCGCGCCGTCGGGGGGCGGCTCGGCGGGAAGGGGCGGGTCGGCTGCAATGCGACCGAGGACGTTGGTCACCAGCAGGGAGTGGTAGGCGGTCAGCGCCCGTCCCGACTCGGAGACCAGCGTCGGCAGCGGAACTCTCTCCTCGGCGCAAATCTCCCGGACCGTGTAGACGACGTCGTTCGCGTACTCCTGCACGGAGTAGTTGCGCGACGCGTCCGATGCGGTCCGGGAGCCGTCGTAGTCGACGGCCAGGCCTCCCCCGACGTTGAGCACGGAGACGGGCACGCCCTGCCGCCGGAGCTTCGCGTACAGGCGCGCGCCCTCCCGGAAGGCCCCCTTGAGGCGCCGGATCTCCGGGATCTGGGAGCCGATGTGGAAGTGAACCGTGCTGAGCCGGTCCAGCAGGCCGGCCCGGTCGAGCCGGGCGCACGCCTCGAGAAGCGAGGCGGTGCTCAGGCCGAACTTCGCCGTCGTGCCGGAGGACTTCCACCACTTTCCGGACCCGCGGGCGAACAGCCGGGTCCGGACGCCGAGCTCGGGGAGGGGGCCGCCGGCACCGCGGAAGAGGGCTTCGACGAGGTCCACCTCGAACAGCTTCTCGATCACCACGATCACGCGCAGCCCGAGTCGCGCGCCGAGCAGGGCGAGGCGGAGCGTGTCGGCGTCCTTGTAACCGTTGACGCAGATCATCGAGCCCTCGGGCAGGCCGAGGCCCAGCGCGAGAAGGAGCTCGGAGCGGGACCCGGCCTCGAGTCCCATGCCGTACTCCCGGCCCGCCTCGAGCAACGCGCGGACCACCGGCCGCCGCTGATTGACCTTGAGCGGGTAGACGGGCACGTAGCCGGAGTCCCGGTAGTGGAACTCCTCCATCGCCGAGCGGAAGGCGCCCGTCAGCTCGTCCAGGCTGGCGCGGAGGATCTGCGGGAAGCGCAGGACGACCGGCGGCTCGACCCCGCGTTCGCGCAGCGAGGAGACGA
Coding sequences within:
- a CDS encoding biosynthetic arginine decarboxylase, with the protein product MRRPRRGVAARRAGKPMARLSLEDALDRYGIPRWGRGFFGISPDGRLTVRPARTGEAALADVVSSLRERGVEPPVVLRFPQILRASLDELTGAFRSAMEEFHYRDSGYVPVYPLKVNQRRPVVRALLEAGREYGMGLEAGSRSELLLALGLGLPEGSMICVNGYKDADTLRLALLGARLGLRVIVVIEKLFEVDLVEALFRGAGGPLPELGVRTRLFARGSGKWWKSSGTTAKFGLSTASLLEACARLDRAGLLDRLSTVHFHIGSQIPEIRRLKGAFREGARLYAKLRRQGVPVSVLNVGGGLAVDYDGSRTASDASRNYSVQEYANDVVYTVREICAEERVPLPTLVSESGRALTAYHSLLVTNVLGRIAADPPLPAEPPPDGAPRVVRELFELCRDMGAKTYREFFHDAVELRDEMITMFNVGMLSLEERALAEQLFWQVAREALRYARRERVFAEEFEQLERALHDKFIANFSVFQSAPDHWALEQLFPVVPLTRLTEEPTLRATVVDITCDSDGEIDHFVDVKDVKEVLELHDPADRPGEPYDLAILLLGAYQDVMGDLHNLFGAPADADVVVDSDGNFEITRIDPPDSAERVLGAFGFQRDELVRQVAARIDRARREGRLGPEEAAAGLRRYTDLFDGGTYLKRGA